The genomic DNA ATCTATTTCATGCGATTTAGTATTTGAAACCTCTTTCCCATGGCTGAGGTAATCTGGAATCTTATTTCCCGGAAATATACAGCCAAATCGATGCCCCTGAGGATGTCCCTGTGAAAcgaatatgaaatttttttaataatgcgACATACAAATCAAAGCACATACtaatatgtgtgtgtatatatatatatataagagagacaTACCTCACTGACTAAATGAATTTGTAAGTCATTCCTTATGCGTTCAGGGCAATCGGACAAGTCAATCCATTCGAGCATTGGTgaattgtatatattattaaatggAAGTCTTTCCAATGAAGTGCATCCAACCAAATATACCATTTCAACACTTGGTGGAAGTTCCGGAATTTCTTGAAGTTGCTTACAATCTTTCAAGAAAAGCCACTTCAATCTAACAAATGTGTTGAACCATATAGGAAGGCTAACAACAGCGCTACTTGATAGATTTAGGGTAGTCAATTGAGATCCAACCCCCACAGGCTTTAGTGGGCCCCTCGTATAGACGAATTGAGATCTTCTAGTTTCTTCAATAAATAATACCAAGGACACGCACCCCATAGCATTCATCAATTTTACATTTGCTGGAAATCCTAGAATTTTTCAAAGTTGTTTGCAATTTTCCAAAGTAAGCTCCTCCAATCCAACAAAACTTTCGATGCATCGAGGAATGGTAACAATATTAGTACTTGATAGATCCAACTTTCTCACAGTGTAAGCTTGAAATACCATTCCAATCCCCACAGGATCTGGTGGGCCCCATACATTAATCAAATGAGGTCTTCTAGCTTCTTCTAAAAATATTGCCAATGACTCGCACCCGCTAGCTTCCACGTACTTTACATTTGGTGGAAGTTCAAGAATTTCTTGAAGTTGCttgcaatttgacaaattcAGAGACTCCAAATGTTGCAACTGATAAATGCCATTTGGGAGATTCATGAAGTTTATGCAGTCGTTTAGATGTAATTTTTCAAGCCCAACAAGGTTCACAAGGGATGAAGGCAGTTCTTTTATACTAGTACACTTATTGAGAAAAAGTTTTCTAAAAGTTGCAACTTATGAATGCTATCCGGAAGATTCTTAAGGTTTCTGCAACCAcccatatttaatgttttaacCCCAATGAGGTATCCAATGGATGAAGGCAGTTCATCTATACCAGTATCACCAACATCGATGTGACTTAAACATTCCATTTGACACTCAATTTCAGGAAAATTCATAAGACTTGAGCAACCTCCAAGAACAAGACGAATTAGAGATCTTAACTTAAGGCTTCTCGGGAAAATCCTAAGTTTAGAGCAACTTTTTAGACTCAAATTAACGAGCTTATCAAGGAATCCAACTGAACAATAAACCTCAACTaaatttgtgcaaccatcaagATAAAATGTCTCTAAATTTGGAATCCTTGAAACATCAGGGATTTTTGTAAGAAATCTACAATTAGAGAAATTCATAGATATCAAGTTTTGGGAATTCTgtcaagaaaaataagaaatgtaTTAGTATGAAAGAAGTTTACAACATAACCTAAAGgaagaaatatttaaaacaataattttaccAGGACTCCCTTCAATTCCTTGAGGTGACTATCCGGCATTCTTAAATAAACAAGGTTCCTTCCACAAAAATTGGATGGAAAAGATTCTCCAGGATAATTAGGCCAATCAAGCTGTCTTAACtcattagagagaaaattagGCTCTTCAGATAAGTATGCATTATGGTTTATAAACAGCCTGAACCTTTTCATCTTCTTGAAGGATTTGGGACTCGAGCGTATCAAGTCTGATTTAGGCAAATCTATCACTATGCCCTCAACTTCGTTTGTTCCCTAAAAAGCCAATATAGTGTATCAAGCCAATATAGTGTATCAGTACAACCATAACATAAAGTTTTCCATATTTTAATACTGGCTAGAACAATAATTCTTgtctttataaaattatatatatacttattaaTTTGTAGAAAGAAACAAACCTGTTTGTCTCCTtatattgctcttttttttcttcttagattttcaaaatgagcatttttatcttattattggGATGTCCTAATTAAAGTGACTAATCATCAcattctcaaaatttatttttcttttatatatatttacatattacaTATTACCGTTTGGTTAACTAAcatttgaaaagagtttttagggtttgagaatggataaaagttgaaaattttaccaaacaggtAGTAAAGGACATGTTTGGTAAACttttcaaaagtactttttgatttcaacttttttgtaagagtttttaaCAAAGTAGAAATTGAGAAATGTTGTATGTATTATCCACATATAGAAATTCATTCGTTAACAATGAAATTagtccaaaaacaaaaaatgaaaagagtttTCCAAATAAGaaagaatcaaacaaaaaaataaaaaataaaaataaaaaaagtttgatgTTGGCCTCCAAGAGTCGCCCCCATCCTTTCACTGAAAGGTAGGTGGGTCTCTATCCGCCTCCGATGAAGCCTGAAGGGGAAGCCACCAACCATGGAGGCTGGTATAgaattctttctcttttttttttcctttttttttttttttttttttcatgaaaaagtGAGCATGTGTTTTCAAAACATTCCAAAGGACATTTTCTAAAAAgagttttgtattttattttttgaaaatatttttatggtttgttttgaaaattgtgtttttattaaaaaaattatttccaaagaatagtattcaaaattttaaaacagtTCATTATAATCTTTAAAAATTCTAATTgtgacttttttattatttttttctcaaggtGTGATTAACCTCACATATTCTCTTTCTATTATGAGCATCACTATTTTTACGTGACTACTCAGCCCTCGAAGTCCCTTAAAAACTCACTATTTTTAGGTGACTATTCAACCATTGAAGTCCCATAAAAACTTCAAGCAaacttattattttgaaaaatctgaaacaaattttttattttgcaaaatcTCAACAGAGGTCGTGATaaattaagagcatgtttgagattgcgttaaacAGCTTAAAATGTATAtttagtacttaaaaaattgtgtcaaacaaaagttgacatgtttggtaaaaaatttcataagTACTATTATGACTTTttctaaaaatgactaaaatacacttttgccaaaagcttaaaaatgaagctcttgccaaaaaaacgtttttttgtcttaaaatctctatttctcgaacgcaatttcaaataggCTCTAACTATCATGTTATTTGAAAACGATTTTACAAATGGTGTTACGAAAACTCAGTCAATGAATCAATCGCACTCTTTTGTAATTATGGTATagttttaatttggtttttgaAAGTAAATTCATTCTActtatttgattcttttatgtAACATATATGTATCCACATACATATATTTGCATGTAACCTTTCAGCCTtttttatgccaaaaaaaaaagctcaatatttttttagtagcttaactaatgaaaaagaaactaatgtaaattataaAGGATTTTTAATATAAGTCTTACCGTATTTTCTTCTAGGACNNNNNNNNNNNNNNNNNNNNNNNNNNNNNNNNNNNNNNNNNNNNNNNNNNNNNNNNNNNNNNNNNNNNNNNNNNNNNNNNNNNNNNNNNNNNNNNNNNNNAGCTCTTCCAATTTGACAAATTTGTTGAACCATATAGGAAGGCTAACAATAGGGCTACCGCTTAGATCTAGAAATTCCAAACTATTGAAAGAGCATTCAAGTTGAAACTTTTGTTCCACTGGTTGCAGTGCCGAAGATGCTGTTCCAACCCCCATAGGCTCTGGTGGATCCTCCGTATTAAACAATTGAGATTTTATACTTCCTTCTAAAAATATTTCCAATGACACGCACCCGCTAGCTCTAACTTTTTCTACATTTGGTGGAAGTCCTAGAATTTCTCGAAGTTGCTCGCAATCTTCCAAAAAAAGCAACTTCAATCCAACAAAACTTTCGATACATCGAGGAAGGGTAACAATACTACTCCCTGATAGATCTAAATGGTACAACGTGGACATGGAGCCCCAATCAAGTGCCCTTAAGGAATCACAACAGTAAATATCCTCTAAACATTCTATTTTAGGAAAGCTCTTAAGCattgaaaatttccaaaaactGATTTTCTCTAGAGATCTAGACTTGAAGCTTTTCGGGAAACTTCTAAGATTAGAGCAAAATTGAATGATCAACACGTTGAGCTTATTAAGTGATCCAACAGAATGATGAACCTCAACTAGATTTTTGCAATTATCAAGATCCAACGACTCTAAATTTGGGATCCTTGAAACATCAGGGATTTTTTCAAGGAAAACACAGTTATAGAATTTCATAGTCGTCAAGTTTTGGAATTGctgtcaataaaaaaaatgaaataaattagtttgaactttgaaagaaatttacaacaaaaatttaaaatacaaatattaaaataaaaattttacctGAACTCCGTCCAATATCTTGATGCGACTATGAGCCATTCCTAAAATCACAAGGTACTTTCCACGAAAATTGGGTGGAAAATATTCTCCGGGATATCCTTCCCAATCTATCAGTCTTAACtgattagaaagaaaattagGCTCTCCAGAAAGACATGCATCACGACATATAAATAGTCTGAGGCTTGTCATCTTCTCAAAGGCTGTGGGACTCAAGTCTATCGGCTGGCTTAGTTTAGGCAAATCTATCAATATGCCTTCAACTTTGTTTGTTCCCTAGCAAGACAATGTATAGATAAGTGTACCAACAAAATCATAACACAAAGAGACTCGCTAGAACAATAATTCTTGTCATGATAAAATTTctatatctattttatataaatatatagatatatgcaTTTATTGCTTcgtaaaaagaaagaaggtgaTAATCCATCTGCTTTGTCTTCGTatattgccttttctttttcttttgtaatattattgGTCAAGTTTCATTTACTTGTTATTGTACAATGAATAACAAATCATTGAGAGAGGCACCCCATTTGGTaaagttataaaaatgattttcggctaaaaaaaaaaaaaaaaaaaattgagaattaatTTGGTGGCCCGGTGGGGGtcacgtttttaaaaatttttgtatttggggttcataattaatgaaaattggtttgataattttcaattttaaaaaataactgagatatatttttacaaaataaaacgaaaaattaattaattttttttttttaaatgttgctCCACGGTGGCAGGCTACCACCGCAGTGTTTATCTGGCAGCAGCATGGTGCCAGTGTTttagaattgaaattttttcgaAAAATTTACCAAATAATTAAGCTAGTAGTAGAGGGCATATTTAGTAAAGTTTTCGAaagttgtgttttgaatttagattttttaaaagagttttttaacacaataaaattgagaaatgttgTATCTATCGATTGTCCACGAATAGAAATTTGTTcattcataattaaaaatattataaaaaccaaaaatgaaaaagagttttcaaaacaagaaaaaattaaacaaaaaagtgaaaagccaaaaaaaaaaaaactccacgAGTGGCCGGCATTCATCCATTCATTGAAGTGGGGAGGTGCGAGTGACACGGAGGGGTGGGTCTGATCAATTCCTTTCATAAATAATAAGATCGATCACCGGCCTCCGCACTTGAAAATGTGCGCATGTGTtttcaacaaataaaaattgatttggaaactttttgagaagttttttgaaaaactaaaatttgaaaaatatttattttttatttattttaaaaaaaaaacataaataataagaacAGCCTCCATGCATGCCTGAGAAAGTGATCATGCCTTTTCAAAACATTCGATTACGAAGGTGTAAGatgttttctaaaataaaattgtattttatgttttgtaaatattttgtgGTCTGTTTTTATAAAGAAGTTCATTATAATCTTTAAATTTTCTAAttagaaattagttttattttattttttattttttaaatctcgATGTGATTAACCACCTCATATGTTCTCCTTCTATTATGAGCATCACTAATATTATTTACGTACATATTCAACCCTTCAagtaaaattgttattttgtaaaatctCATGAAGAGAGGTCGTGGTCGTGATAAATtaattatcttgttatttgaaaacaattttacaaatgGTTTTACAAAAACACAGCCTTAGGCCAATTAAACAGTCGTACCATATTGTAGTCCTGGTGTAATTTTAAATTGGTtttgaacttctttttttttttttttttttcagatgaGGGAAAGGGAAAAGGGAAGGTTTTGAACTTAAATTGATTCTACTTATTTGATTCTTGTCCGTAGCATATATGTATCAACACACAGATATTTGCATGCAAGTTCTTTTAAGCATttcttttaagcaaaaataaataaataaatgaatactAGTGGCTTAactaatgaaaaataaacaaatgtaaaattaaaaggtaTTTTTAGCATAATTCTTACCATATCTCCTTCTAGGACATGCCgaacatcttcatgaaaccacaatctGCTACGCTTGCCAGGATTTTTGGGTGACTCTTGtctaacaatttctctacccatttcttgcaGCAAGTCATGCATCTCCAATGATCCATTACAAGACTCAGTTATGAGACACTTTTCCTTTAGCTCATCGATACCAGTATTTGAGTGGAAACCACAACTGTCAAGCATTTCTCGAACATATTTTACATCCTCTCCTTTGTAGAAACAGGCTatgtcaagaaaaatattcttcGCATTTTCTTCCAATCCATCAAAACTTGTTCTAAGTATTTTTTGGATATCACGGTTAGGAATTCTTCTGTACTCGTTCAATTTACTTTTCCAATACTTTATGTCTCTACCTTTTAGAGCAGAGCCTAGCACTGTTAAAGCTAGTGGCAATCCTCCACAATAACGTAGTGCATCTTCTGTGACTTCAACATAACCGTCATTAGGTTTGTCACTTTTGAAGGCATACCAACTAAACAGCTGAAGAGCTTCATACTGACCCAACTCTTTCACAGGGTAAATTGATACAACTCCATCATATGCACGAAGTAAATGTTTATTtcttgttgttatgatgattTTACTTCCTAAGCCAAACCAATTAGTTTTCTCAGCTAACATTTCTAATTGGACTAActcatccacatcatcaagaactaaaaGTATCCTTTTTAGGTAAAGCCTATTCTCTATCAAAGTAACTCCTTGATTAACATTGTCAACCATTTGACTTGAACCTCCTAAGATCTTTGATAAAAGTATATTTTGCAAACGGATCCGACCATCCTTTTGGCTGAAAGTTTCTCTAACATTTGTAAGAAAACAATTACCTTCAAACTGAGAAGCAATCGAGTTGTAGATGGCTGTGGCtagagttgtcttaccaattccaccaGTTCCAACGATTCCTACCATGCATGTACTGTCTTTCTTCTTTAGATCTAAAAGCAACATTACATCCTGTACACGAGACTCTATTCCAACTGGATACTTGGAAACTTGAAAGCATGTCTCTTTCACTAATATTGAATTCACCCGTTCAATGATTTCTTGAATAAAGTCATGCTCATTCCTACCAAtacaaaatatgtaaaattacattttctgtcaataatgactaattttaaaatatgatcttaatgtaaatgaaatttttaatgagtttaaaattatttatgattaaaaaaaaagggttagaaATACCTGTCATTCTTTAAATCGTACCCAGACAAATTGGCCACTTGTGTTAGGGCTGACTTCCACCTTTGCACCTTCATTTGATCATCTTTGAATCTTTTTTCATGTTTGACAAATGCTTTTTCAAAACTATTTCTTTGATATCGTACTTCTGATGGATCTACCTTGTAAAACACAGGTAGAACAATTTGTCCCTTTGTTTCCTTACACTCAAGGATCGTTGCAAGTTCATCCAAGCACCATGAAGAAGATGCATAGTTTTGAGAGAGTACAATGACTGAAATTCTTGACTCTTCAATAGCTTTGAGAAGTGCCGGTGAAATGTTTTCTCCTCTTTCGAGGGCATTATCTATGTAGGTCTTGATGCACTTCTGATCCAAAGCTGCATATAGATGAGCAGTAAAATTGTTTCGAGTATCTTCGCCTCTAAAGCTCAAGAACACATCGTGAGCCCATTGACGGGTGAcgg from Corylus avellana chromosome ca6, CavTom2PMs-1.0 includes the following:
- the LOC132185533 gene encoding disease resistance protein RML1B-like, which codes for MNAMGCVSLVLFIEETRRSQFVYTRGPLKPVGVGSQLTTLNLSSSAVVSLPIWFNTFVRLKWLFLKDCKQLQEIPELPPSVEMVYLVGCTSLERLPFNNIYNSPMLEWIDLSDCPERIRNDLQIHLVSEGHPQGHRFGCIFPGNKIPDYLSHGKEVSNTKSHEIDINEPMHLDSENTRFVFFAVIGTEDVQDEASFQIWKVINNVSHCSYDICISSGSDHVWLHYLGLHHSQVEADNIRLTFKCVDEFGNPSKERVVS
- the LOC132185534 gene encoding disease resistance protein RPV1-like is translated as MAFIGDSSSSSSSVTRQWAHDVFLSFRGEDTRNNFTAHLYAALDQKCIKTYIDNALERGENISPALLKAIEESRISVIVLSQNYASSSWCLDELATILECKETKGQIVLPVFYKVDPSEVRYQRNSFEKAFVKHEKRFKDDQMKVQRWKSALTQVANLSGYDLKNDRNEHDFIQEIIERVNSILVKETCFQVSKYPVGIESRVQDVMLLLDLKKKDSTCMVGIVGTGGIGKTTLATAIYNSIASQFEGNCFLTNVRETFSQKDGRIRLQNILLSKILGGSSQMVDNVNQGVTLIENRLYLKRILLVLDDVDELVQLEMLAEKTNWFGLGSKIIITTRNKHLLRAYDGVVSIYPVKELGQYEALQLFSWYAFKSDKPNDGYVEVTEDALRYCGGLPLALTVLGSALKGRDIKYWKSKLNEYRRIPNRDIQKILRTSFDGLEENAKNIFLDIACFYKGEDVKYVREMLDSCGFHSNTGIDELKEKCLITESCNGSLEMHDLLQEMGREIVRQESPKNPGKRSRLWFHEDVRHVLEGDMGTNKVEGILIDLPKLSQPIDLSPTAFEKMTSLRLFICRDACLSGEPNFLSNQLRLIDWEGYPGEYFPPNFRGKYLVILGMAHSRIKILDGVQQFQNLTTMKFYNCVFLEKIPDVSRIPNLESLDLDNCKNLVEVHHSVGSLNKLNVLIIQFCSNLRSFPKSFKSRSLEKISFWKFSMLKSFPKIECLEDIYCCDSLRALDWGSMSTLYHLDLSGSSIVTLPRCIESFVGLKLLFLEDCEQLREILGLPPNVEKVRASGCVSLEIFLEGSIKSQLFNTEDPPEPMGVGTASSALQPVEQKFQLECSFNSLEFLDLSGSPIVSLPIWFNKFVKLEEFLTKIPDVSRIPNLETFYLDGCTNLVEVYCSVGFLDKLVNLSLKSCSKLRIFPRSLKLRSLIRLVLGGCSSLMNFPEIECQMECLSHIDVGDTGIDELPSSIGYLIGVKTLNMGGCRNLKNLPDSIHKLQLLENFFSISLQHLESLNLSNCKQLQEILELPPNVKYVEASGCESLAIFLEEARRPHLINVWGPPDPVGIGMVFQAYTVRKLDLSSTNIVTIPRCIESFVGLEELTLENCKQL